One part of the Ursus arctos isolate Adak ecotype North America unplaced genomic scaffold, UrsArc2.0 scaffold_14, whole genome shotgun sequence genome encodes these proteins:
- the RABEP1 gene encoding rab GTPase-binding effector protein 1 isoform X2, whose amino-acid sequence MAQPGPAPQPDEDLKRQNAVLQAAQDDLGQLRTQLWEAQAEVENIKAIATVSENTKQEAIDEVKRQWREEVASLQAVMKETVRDYEHQLHLRLEQERSQWAQYRESADREIADLRRRLSEGQEEENLENEMKKAQEDAEKLRSVVMPMEKEIAALKDKLTEAEDKVKELEASKVKELNHYLEAEKSCRTDLEMYVAVLNTQKSVLQEDAEKLRKELHEVCHLLEQERQQHNQLKHTWQKANDQFLESQRLLMRDMQRMEMVLTSEQLRQVEKLKKRDQEEDEQQRFHKRKDHNRTDAEEEAKAPAVCAFAHEESSAQLSNEEERLDSTHGSVHSLDADLLLPSGDPFSKPDTDMFKDGLRRAQSTDSLGTSGSLQSKALGYNYKAKSAGNLDESDFGPLVGADSVSENFDTASLGSLQMPSGFMLTKDQERAIKAMTPEQEETASLLSSVTQGVESAYVSPSGYRLVSETEWNLLQKEVQNAGNKLGRRCDMCSNYERQLQGIQIQEADTRDQVKKLQAMLRQANEQLERTARERQDLEGALKHSAQDAGHQISALVLRAQASEILLEELQQGFSQAKRDAQEQMAVLMQSREQVSEELARLQKENDSLQGKHSLHVSLQQAEDFILPDTVEALRELVLKYRESIVHVRTAAEHTEEKLKAEILFLKEQIQAEQCLKENLEETLQLEIENCKEELASISSLKAELERIKVEKGQLEATLREKSQQLEGLQEMKITLEEQLKKETAAKVTVEQLMFEEKNKAQRLQTELDVSEQVQRDFVKLSQTLQVQLERIRQAGSLERIRAILNDTKLTDINQLPET is encoded by the exons AGACCGTCCGCGACTACGAGCACCAGCTGCACCTCAGGCTGGAGCAGGAGCGAAGCCAGTGGGCGCAGTACCGTGAGTCTGCAGACAGGGAGATAGCGGACTTGAGGCGGAGGCTGTCCGAAGGCCAAGAGGAGGAGaacttagaaaatgaaatgaaaaag GCTCAAGAGGATGCTGAAAAGCTTCGGTCTGTCGTGATGCCCATGGAGAAGGAAATCGCGGCTCTGAAAGACAAACTGACAGAGGCGGAAGACAAGGTCAAAGAGCTGGAGGCCTCAAAG GTTAAGGAACTGAATCATTATCTGGAAGCTGAGAAATCTTGCAGGACCGACCTGGAGATGTACGTAGCTGTTCTGAATACTCAGAAATCCGTCTTGCAGGAAGACGCTGAGAAACTTCGGAAGGAATTGCATGAAG TGTGCCATCTCTTGGAGCAAGAGCGACAGCAGCACAACCAGCTGAAACACACATGGCAGAAGGCCAACGACCAGTTCCTGGAGTCCCAACGCTTGCTCATGAGGGACATGCAGCGCATGGAGATGGTGCTCACGTCGGAGCAGCTGCGGCAGGTGGAGAAGCTGAAGAAGAGGGATCAG GAGGAAGACGAGCAACAGAGATTTCACAAGAGGAAGGACCACAACAGGACGGATGCCGAGGAGGAGGCGAAAGCCCCAGCGGTGTGTGCTTTTGCGCACGAGGAGTCTTCGGCCCAGTTGTCGAATGAAGAG GAGCGTTTGGATAGCACCCACGGTTCAGTCCACTCGCTGGATGCGGACTTACTGTTGCCGTCGGGAGACCCGTTCAGTAAGCCGGACACGGACATGTTTAAAGACGGACTCAGGAGAGCACAGTCTACAGACAGCTTGGGGACCTCAGGCTCACTGCAGTCCAAAGCGTTAGGCTATAACTACAAAGCAAAATCTGCCGGAAACCTGGATGAATCGGATTTTGGACCGTTGGTGGGAGCAGATTCGGTGTCTGAGAACTTTGATACCGCCTCCCTTGGGTCACTACAAATGCCAAGTGGGTTTATGTTAACCAAAGATCAGGAGAGAGCAATCAAGGCCATGACACCAGAGCAAGAAGAGACCGCGTCTCTCCTCTCCAGTGTCACCCAGGGTGTGGAAAGCGCTTACGTGTCCCCCAGTGGTTACCGCCTGGTCAGTGAGACCGAATGGAATCTCCTGCAGAAAGAG GTACAGAACGCGGGAAACAAACTTGGCAGACGGTGCGATATGTGCTCCAATTACGAGAGACAGTTACAAGGGATTCAGATTCAGGAGGCGGACACCAGAGACCAG GTGAAGAAGCTGCAGGCCATGCTGAGGCAGGCGAACGAGCAGCTGGAGAGGACGGCGAGGGAGCGGCAGGACCTGGAGGGCGCGCTGAAGCACAGCGCCCAGGACGCCGGCCACCAG ATCTCTGCACTCGTCCTAAGAGCCCAGGCGTCTGAGATCTTACTTGAAGAGTTACAGCAGGGGTTCTCCCAGGCAAAAAGGGACGCTCAGGAGCAGATG GCGGTGCTGATGCAGTCACGGGAGCAGGTGTCGGAAGAGCTGGCGAGGTTACAGAAGGAGAACGACAGTCTGCAGGGAAAGCATAGCTTGCACGTGTCGCTACAACAAGCCGAAGACTTCATTCTCCCAGACACTGTGGAG GCGCTGCGGGAGCTCGTCCTCAAATACCGAGAGAGCATCGTGCACGTGCGGACCGCGGCGGAGCACACGGAGGAGAAGCTGAAGGCCGAGATCCTGTTCCTGAAAGAGCAGATTCAGGCAGAGCAGTGCTTGAAGGAGAACCTCGAGGAGACCCTGCAGCTGGAGATAGAAAACTGCAAGGAGGAGCTAG CTTCCATTTCTAGTCTAAAAGCTGAACTAGaaagaataaaagtagaaaaaggaCAG CTGGAGGCCACACTGAGAGAGAAGTCTCAGCAGCTTGAGGGACTCCAGGAGATGAAAATCACTTTGGAAGAACAGTTAAAGAAAGAGACTGCTGCTAAG GTGACTGTGGAACAGCTGATGTTtgaagagaagaacaaagctcaGAGGTTGCAGACGGAGCTCGACGTCAGTGAGCAAGTCCAGAGAGACTTCGTAAAGCTTTCTCAGACCCTGCAG GTGCAGCTGGAGCGGATCCGGCAGGCGGGCTCCCTGGAGCGGATCCGGGCCATCCTGAATGACACCAAGCTGACGGACATCAACCAGCTCCCCGAGACATGA